The sequence GCACGATGGACTCCGGCAAGTCCACCCTCGCGCTGCAGCTGGACCACACCCGCGCCGCGCGGGGCCTCGCCGGCCTGCTGTTCTCCATGCAGGACCGGGCCGGGCACGGCCGCGTGTCGAGCCGCCTCGGGCTGTCGCGCGAGGCGCGTGAGGTGACGGGCTCGACCGACCTGTGGCAGGCGGTCGTCGAGGAGCGGCTGGCCGGCCGGCGCACCGACTACCTCGTGTGCGACGAGGCGCAGTTCTACACCCCGGAGCAGGTCGACCAGCTGGCGCGCGTGGTCGACGAGCTCGACGTCGACGTGTTCGCCTTCGGCATCACCAGCGACTTCCGGGCCCGGCTGTTCCCCGGCTCCAAGCGCCTCGTCGAGCTCGCGGACCGGGTGGAGGTGCTGCAGGTCGCCGCGCTGTGCTGGTGCGGGCGGCGCGGCACGCACAACGCCCGCACGCTCGACGGGCGCATGGTCGTGGAGGGCGACCAGGTGGTCGTGGGCGACGTCACCGACGCCGGCGAGCAGCACCGGCCGGTGCCGGACACGGGCGCGGTCGCCTACGAGGTGCTGTGCCGTCGCCACTTCATGCGGCGGATGACCGCCTCCGCCGCCCGGGCGGGCAGCCTGTCGCCGGACGTGCTGCCGTGGTCCGCGGCGACGCCGGACTCGTGCCCCATCGACCCCGTCGCCCAGCTGCAGGCGGCGGGCCTCGACCTCGTCGACGCACCGGGCGCAGAGCCACCGCGGAC is a genomic window of Aquipuribacter sp. SD81 containing:
- a CDS encoding thymidine kinase; protein product: MAELVFFCGTMDSGKSTLALQLDHTRAARGLAGLLFSMQDRAGHGRVSSRLGLSREAREVTGSTDLWQAVVEERLAGRRTDYLVCDEAQFYTPEQVDQLARVVDELDVDVFAFGITSDFRARLFPGSKRLVELADRVEVLQVAALCWCGRRGTHNARTLDGRMVVEGDQVVVGDVTDAGEQHRPVPDTGAVAYEVLCRRHFMRRMTASAARAGSLSPDVLPWSAATPDSCPIDPVAQLQAAGLDLVDAPGAEPPRTG